A window of Streptomyces sp. NBC_01224 genomic DNA:
CCCTGCCCGGAACACTTGGGGTCGACCATGTAACTGGCGCTGGCGATGTGCGCGCCGTTGCCCATGTGGTTGTTGTTCATCTTTGCCGTGCCGAGGACGCTCCCGTCGTCGTCGACTGCGACGACTGTGCGGTTCGGTGACTCGAGGAGCCACCATGAGCGGGCGTCGTCCTCACCGAGATCGAGCGGGTAGGTGAAAGTCTCACCAGCGGCGACGATTTCGTGGAAGAACGGCCAGATGGCGGGCCAGTCCTCGGCAGTGGCTTCCCTGATCAGCATGTGGGCCAGGATGCCGGTGCCGTTCTCCCTGCGCGAGTTGTTTACCGGCAAGGAGGCCGGGATGCGCGCCTACGCAGACCGAGCCGGGCGAGCAGCCCAAGTGCGGCTTCTGGAGCCGCTGTCGGCGCAAGTGCGGGATCGGGCGCCGGATCACGTACCGGATCGCAATCGCGTACAGGAACGAAGGTTGGTGCGGGCTCGGACGCCGGGACGGGACCAAATACCGGGTCGGGGTGGAAGACCTCGGGTTCGCAGACCGAGGCAGGTTCGGGCTCAACGACGGGTTCGGGCTCAGGTTCCTGCTCCCTCTCGAGCCCGTTCCCGGGGCCGTTCCCGGGGCCGGGGCCGGGGCCGTTCCTGGGGCCGGGGCCGGGGCCGTTCCTGGGGCCGGGGCCGGGGCCGTTCCTGGGGCCGGGGCCGGGGCCGTTCCTGGGGCCGGGGCCGGGGCCGGGGCGCCACTCGTCGCCCGGACGCGGAGCCGGCCGGGCCTCCCGGGCGTTGTCCAGCTCCGTGATCAGGCCGACCCGCCGCCACAGGATCTCGTCCGGTTCGTCGGCCTGCATCAGACGCCCCATGGCCTCCCTCGCAGAAGGCGACCCCGTTGGCCCGAAGACCGGTTCGGGCCGGATCCTGGCGAGGTAGGCGCGCTCATACGGATCGTCGACCACCTCCGCCAACTGCACCGGGTCCAGCGTGACCGCGAGCACGGCCGCGCGGGCCCAGGGGTCCTCCGTGAGGCTCATCAGCCGTTCGATGCGGCGCGAGCGCCAGTTGTGCGCACGGAAGTCGGCACCTCCCGCCAACCGGCTACGTACCCAGGCCGGGCTCTTCCCCGCCAGGAGCTGAGACTCCCTGGCGGCGAACTCCGCAAGCTCCTGGGCGAGATAGAGCCAGACCACCGCCCGGTACCGGTTGAGGTAGAACATGATCGGAGTGAGGCATCCCGAGCGGGCCAGCTTGGTGAAGCGGTCCGGACTGATCCTGAGCAGTTGGGCACCTTCCGCCGTCCCGACAGTGTGCACCCTCTCGCGCAGCGCCTCCGGGAACCCGTCCTGCAACCGCAGCCGGTCGACCTCCTCCCTGCGGACCCTCGACCTTCCGCCACCCTGCTGCACCAGCACGCGGACCAGACCCAGATGCACGGCAATGGCGAACTCGCCGCGCTTCAGCTGAAGTTCCTGGGCTGCTGTGCCCATAGCCATCGTGCTTGCGGTCTCCGTACACACAGCTTCGGTAACAGTCATGATGCTCTCCCCCGCGAGACTCCATTACTCTCTGTGAGCACCGTAGCCCGGGAGGGCATCGCTCGCCCGGCCTGTGGATAACTCCCACGGCCGGGTCAGGTCCGCTTGTCTCCTTCGCTTCCCGCCTGACGCGCGGCAACACCGAGATGCTCTCCGACTCTGTTCACGAGCAGCGTCATCTCGTACGCGACCTGCCCGACGTCGGCCTCGGCCGCGCTCAGCACGCACAGACAGCTGCCGTCCCCTGCGGCAGTCACAAAGAGCAGTGCCTCGTCGAATTCCACCATGGTCTGCCGGGCCTTCCCTGCGCGGAAGTGGCGTCCCGATCCGCGGGCGAGGCTGTGCAGCCCGGACGAGACCGCTGCGAGATGCTCCGCGTCCTCACGCGCCAGGCCTGTGCTCGCTCCGGTCACCAGCCCGTCGTTCGACAGCACCAACGCGTGCCGTATGTGCTCGACCCTGCTCGTGAGATCGTCAAGGAGCCAGTCGAGTTCCCTGTCCAGCGCCATTTCCCCGCTCCTCCCCGCTCATACGTTCCCCGTGCCCCACGTTTCGCGTAAGCCTCGCGCACTGGTCGCGTACGGGCAAGCACTCCTCCGTCATGTGGCTAAGTCCTGGCCCCTTGGCGCGCAACAGATGCGCGCCGGGAGGGTCGGCTCACCGAGTCGAGGAGCCGGGCGGTGTGCATCCGGCCGGCGTATTCGACCGTGCGGATCAGGACTTCCTTGCCGGAGTCCCGGTCACGCGCATCACACAGCACGACGGGCGTGCCGAGGTCGAGGTCGAGGGCACGGGACACTTCGCGTTCGCCGTAGGCGCGGGCGCCCGCGAAGCAGTTGACCGCTACGACGAAGGGGATGCCACGGTGCTCGAAGTAGTCGACGGCCGGGAAACAGCCTTCCAGGCGCCGGGTGTCGGCGAGAACGACGGCCCCGAGCGCCCCTTGGGAAAGCTCGTCCCACAGGAACCAGAAACGGTCCTGTCCCGGCGTGCCGAACAGATAGAGCGAGAGACCGGACCGGATGGTGATGCGTCCGAAATCCATGGCGACGGTCGTCGTGGTCTTCTGATCGACCCCGCCGGTGTCATCGACCGACTGTCCGGCCTCGCTGAGGAGTTCCTCCGTCCGCAGCGGCCGGATCTCGCTGACCGCGCCGACCAGCGTCGTCTTCCCGACCCCGAAGCCTCCGGCGACCAAAATCTTCAGTGCGAGAGCGTCGGTCTCCACGGCCTCCTCGGCCGTCTCCCCGTGGGTGTTGTCAGCGTGCTCGGAAGGCATCGATCACTTCTCTCACCAGTGAGTCCCAAGACGCTGAATAAGCAGGTCGGAGCTGTCTTGAAGGGCTCGGATTCCGTGGACCGCCAGCATGAGTACGGCGACAGCATGGCAAACGAGAACCTGTCCCGTGGGACGGGATCGCTTTTTTAGCGATGTGACCGTTCCCGCTCACCGACTGCCCGGATGAGTCCACAATCCGATGCTTCTGGCGGAGTGCCCCTGCCGTTCCCGGTCGTGAGCGCACGGGCCGCTCACAAACGCATGGACCCGCGGACGGCGGCAGTTCGGCGCCTACACTGGGTGTTTCGGGTGCGAGGAATGGCCCACGCGGACAGGGAGAGCAAGAGTGTCGACAACTGCCGACGGCGGTTTCGAGGATCCGCCCGCGGAGGTACTGGTGGAGGCGGCTGCCGCCTTCGGCCTGCTGGCGACGCCTGCGCGCCTGCACATCGTGTGGGCCCTCTCCCAGGGCGAGAGCGATGTGACCGGCCTCGCGGACCGGGTGGGCGGCACCCTTCCTTCGGTGAGCCAGCATCTGACGAAGCTGAAGCTGGCCGGTCTCGTACGGTCACGCCGCGAAGGCCGCCGGCAGGTGTACCTGGTCGACGACCCCG
This region includes:
- a CDS encoding GNAT family N-acetyltransferase, producing the protein MLIREATAEDWPAIWPFFHEIVAAGETFTYPLDLGEDDARSWWLLESPNRTVVAVDDDGSVLGTAKMNNNHMGNGAHIASASYMVDPKCSGQGVGRALCVYTLEWARSSGFRAMQFNAVVETNTYAVRLYRSLGFEILGTLPEGFNHPKQGFVGLHIMYRPL
- a CDS encoding DUF6397 family protein encodes the protein MTVTEAVCTETASTMAMGTAAQELQLKRGEFAIAVHLGLVRVLVQQGGGRSRVRREEVDRLRLQDGFPEALRERVHTVGTAEGAQLLRISPDRFTKLARSGCLTPIMFYLNRYRAVVWLYLAQELAEFAARESQLLAGKSPAWVRSRLAGGADFRAHNWRSRRIERLMSLTEDPWARAAVLAVTLDPVQLAEVVDDPYERAYLARIRPEPVFGPTGSPSAREAMGRLMQADEPDEILWRRVGLITELDNAREARPAPRPGDEWRPGPGPGPRNGPGPGPRNGPGPGPRNGPGPGPRNGPGPGPGNGPGNGLEREQEPEPEPVVEPEPASVCEPEVFHPDPVFGPVPASEPAPTFVPVRDCDPVRDPAPDPALAPTAAPEAALGLLARLGLRRRASRPPCR
- a CDS encoding roadblock/LC7 domain-containing protein — encoded protein: MALDRELDWLLDDLTSRVEHIRHALVLSNDGLVTGASTGLAREDAEHLAAVSSGLHSLARGSGRHFRAGKARQTMVEFDEALLFVTAAGDGSCLCVLSAAEADVGQVAYEMTLLVNRVGEHLGVAARQAGSEGDKRT
- a CDS encoding GTP-binding protein, with the translated sequence MPSEHADNTHGETAEEAVETDALALKILVAGGFGVGKTTLVGAVSEIRPLRTEELLSEAGQSVDDTGGVDQKTTTTVAMDFGRITIRSGLSLYLFGTPGQDRFWFLWDELSQGALGAVVLADTRRLEGCFPAVDYFEHRGIPFVVAVNCFAGARAYGEREVSRALDLDLGTPVVLCDARDRDSGKEVLIRTVEYAGRMHTARLLDSVSRPSRRASVARQGART
- a CDS encoding ArsR/SmtB family transcription factor produces the protein MSTTADGGFEDPPAEVLVEAAAAFGLLATPARLHIVWALSQGESDVTGLADRVGGTLPSVSQHLTKLKLAGLVRSRREGRRQVYLVDDPDVVTVVRLMVGQLAVRAGHAPTHPVRLHELGA